One genomic segment of Candidatus Anaeroferrophillus wilburensis includes these proteins:
- the polA gene encoding DNA polymerase I — protein sequence MKKGKLYLIDGSSLIYRAYHAIPPLTTVTGQPTNAIYGFTTMMVKLLEEEKPGYIAVAMDARRPTWRNRVYHDYKATRPPMPADLVQQLPYFTRIIEALGIGVLQCDDYEADDVIATYTRRAVESGYEVVVVSGDKDLMSLVGDGVVMVDTMKEKTYGIDEVEERHGASGERLLDLLALAGDKSDNVPGVPGIGPKSALALLQQFGSLENLLASVDDIGRPGWRQKIVEHADLARISRTLVTLADDVPLSIPMMDLVRREPDYAQLQDLFQELEFYRLAKKIAPRKAITTTGYQLILAKEQLENFCRQLKEQDGFAIDTETTSPDPMAATLVGISVSWTDDAAHYIPVGHRSDVAPQQVSLGDVVACLGPLLANPQIEKWGHNIKYDMIVLARSGLPLAGNVFDTMIASYVINPSRHRHSLSAIAQELLHHTPTEFKDLVGSGKRAKTFDAVALPQARDYACEDARLTSLLHQELAEKLVQEGLDDLFHELEMPLMPVLMRMEMAGVKLDIALLQELSADYRDKLAMMEEDIYALAGRSFNISSPKQLAVVLFDQLNLPVLKKTKTGASTDVDVLTDLAQHHPLPEKILSYRSLAKLRSTYLEALPKLVNATTGRVHTSYNQTVTATGRLSSSDPNLQNIPIRGQEGGNIRRAFVGERGNLIMSADYSQIELRILAHLSGDRELVAAFERGEDIHGLTAAKIFGVLPLMVTPDMRREAKVVNFGVLYGMSAFGLAKELRIDRGTAKAYIENYFATYGQVKKYFDRLVAEAEQQGYVTTMFGRRRYLPEIISRNPNRREMARRMAVNSPIQGSAADLIKQAMITIDRRLVAEGWQSTMIMQVHDELVFEVFPAELEALREMVRKEMTEVAALRVPLLVDIGVGNNWLEAH from the coding sequence ATGAAAAAAGGTAAACTCTATCTCATTGATGGCAGTTCGCTGATCTATCGGGCATACCACGCAATTCCCCCATTGACGACGGTTACTGGTCAGCCTACCAATGCCATCTATGGCTTTACCACCATGATGGTAAAGCTTTTGGAGGAGGAAAAGCCGGGCTATATTGCTGTTGCTATGGATGCCCGACGACCAACCTGGAGAAACAGGGTTTATCATGACTACAAGGCTACCAGGCCGCCCATGCCAGCCGATCTGGTGCAGCAACTTCCCTATTTCACCAGGATTATTGAAGCATTGGGAATCGGCGTTTTGCAGTGCGATGACTACGAGGCTGATGATGTCATTGCCACCTATACCCGGCGGGCGGTTGAAAGTGGGTATGAGGTGGTTGTTGTTTCCGGGGATAAGGATCTCATGAGCCTGGTCGGCGACGGTGTGGTTATGGTTGATACCATGAAAGAGAAAACCTATGGTATTGACGAAGTGGAGGAGCGCCATGGGGCTTCGGGGGAGCGGTTGCTCGATCTGCTGGCGCTGGCCGGTGATAAATCGGACAATGTTCCCGGCGTCCCGGGGATAGGGCCAAAATCGGCACTTGCTCTGCTGCAGCAGTTTGGTTCGCTGGAAAACCTGCTGGCTTCTGTGGATGATATCGGGCGTCCCGGCTGGCGGCAGAAAATTGTGGAACATGCAGATTTGGCTAGGATTTCCAGGACATTAGTGACCTTGGCTGATGATGTCCCCTTGTCGATTCCAATGATGGACCTGGTCCGCCGTGAACCTGATTATGCGCAGCTCCAGGATCTATTTCAGGAGCTTGAGTTTTACCGGCTGGCAAAAAAAATTGCCCCCCGCAAAGCCATAACAACCACCGGCTACCAGTTGATTCTGGCAAAAGAGCAGCTTGAAAATTTCTGTCGACAGCTGAAAGAACAGGATGGCTTCGCCATTGATACGGAAACGACCTCCCCGGATCCCATGGCGGCAACGTTGGTGGGGATCTCGGTGTCGTGGACAGATGATGCGGCCCACTATATTCCGGTTGGCCACCGGTCGGATGTGGCACCCCAGCAGGTCAGTCTGGGTGATGTCGTTGCCTGCCTGGGGCCGCTGCTGGCCAATCCGCAGATTGAAAAATGGGGCCATAATATCAAATATGATATGATTGTCCTGGCCAGAAGCGGCCTGCCACTGGCAGGCAATGTCTTTGATACCATGATTGCCTCCTATGTCATCAACCCTTCGCGACATCGGCACAGTCTTTCGGCGATAGCCCAGGAACTGCTGCATCATACACCAACGGAGTTTAAAGATCTGGTGGGCAGTGGCAAGCGGGCAAAAACCTTTGATGCAGTTGCACTGCCGCAGGCCCGCGATTATGCTTGTGAAGATGCACGCCTGACTTCGCTGCTGCACCAAGAACTGGCGGAAAAACTTGTTCAGGAGGGGCTTGATGACCTCTTTCATGAGTTGGAAATGCCGCTGATGCCGGTGCTGATGCGCATGGAAATGGCGGGGGTGAAGCTCGACATCGCTCTGCTGCAGGAGCTTTCAGCTGATTATCGCGACAAACTGGCGATGATGGAAGAGGATATCTATGCATTGGCCGGGCGTTCTTTTAACATTAGCTCTCCCAAGCAGCTGGCCGTGGTGCTCTTTGACCAGCTGAACCTGCCGGTTCTCAAGAAAACCAAAACCGGTGCCTCAACGGATGTAGATGTATTGACAGACTTGGCACAGCACCATCCGCTGCCGGAAAAAATCCTCAGCTACCGCTCCCTGGCCAAGTTGAGATCGACCTATCTTGAGGCGCTACCGAAATTGGTCAATGCGACTACCGGCCGGGTACATACCTCATACAATCAGACGGTAACTGCCACCGGTCGGCTCTCATCGAGCGACCCGAACCTGCAGAATATTCCCATCCGTGGCCAAGAGGGAGGCAATATCAGGCGGGCATTTGTCGGTGAACGAGGCAATCTCATTATGTCGGCGGACTACTCGCAGATCGAACTGCGTATTCTGGCCCATTTATCCGGGGACCGGGAACTGGTGGCTGCTTTTGAGCGGGGAGAGGATATCCATGGCCTGACGGCGGCGAAAATTTTCGGCGTCTTGCCCCTGATGGTGACTCCGGATATGCGGCGGGAGGCAAAGGTGGTCAATTTTGGGGTGTTGTACGGCATGAGCGCCTTTGGTCTGGCCAAGGAGTTGCGGATTGACAGGGGAACGGCAAAAGCTTATATAGAAAACTATTTTGCCACCTACGGGCAGGTGAAAAAGTATTTTGATCGTCTGGTTGCTGAAGCGGAGCAGCAGGGTTATGTGACCACCATGTTTGGTCGACGCCGTTACCTGCCGGAAATTATTAGCCGGAATCCCAATCGGCGGGAAATGGCCAGGAGAATGGCGGTCAACAGTCCCATCCAGGGCTCGGCAGCGGATCTGATCAAACAGGCGATGATCACCATCGACCGGCGTCTGGTTGCCGAAGGGTGGCAATCAACCATGATCATGCAGGTTCATGACGAACTGGTTTTCGAAGTGTTTCCGGCTGAACTTGAGGCCCTGAGGGAGATGGTCCGTAAGGAAATGACAGAAGTCGCCGCCTTGCGGGTGCCACTGTTGGTGGACATTGGGGTGGGTAACAACTGGCTTGAGGCCCATTAA
- the ychF gene encoding redox-regulated ATPase YchF — protein MRLGIYGLPNSGKTTVFNALTGLAVEAGPVVTASLEPHIGMVRVPDRRIDHLARIYQPKKTTFADIELIDLMGIVPGGGDASLGRRVLNQVRDVQGLLQVVRGFASSQVPAYENRVAPVIDVDLLEMELLFADLELVERRLERIVTGLQKGQDKARLLREQEVLERCRAALEDEKPLRDMVFTGEEQLILNTYQFLSQRPELVVLNLDEDSSEADSQNIVTKVKERLGHGRTDVIALSARVEMEISQLDAEDRQAFMDDLGIEVPALELVVQHAYQLLGLIPFFTVGKDEVKAWTIEMGTTAVKAAGKIHSDIERGFIRAEVLAYDDFVACNGDFVKAKETGKLRLEGKEYVVQDGDIINFRFNV, from the coding sequence ATGAGACTTGGGATTTACGGGCTGCCAAACAGCGGCAAGACAACCGTTTTTAATGCGCTTACCGGCCTGGCTGTTGAAGCCGGTCCCGTGGTGACGGCAAGCCTGGAGCCGCATATTGGCATGGTCAGGGTTCCTGACCGGCGAATAGATCACTTGGCCAGGATTTATCAGCCAAAAAAAACAACCTTTGCCGATATTGAGTTGATAGACCTGATGGGGATTGTTCCGGGTGGTGGAGATGCTTCGCTCGGTCGACGGGTACTCAATCAGGTGCGCGATGTTCAGGGGCTGCTGCAAGTCGTCAGGGGGTTTGCCAGCAGCCAGGTTCCGGCCTATGAAAACCGGGTGGCGCCGGTAATCGATGTCGACCTGTTGGAAATGGAACTGCTGTTTGCTGACCTTGAGCTGGTGGAACGGCGACTTGAGCGGATCGTCACAGGGTTGCAGAAGGGGCAAGACAAGGCACGGCTACTCAGGGAACAGGAAGTTCTGGAGCGTTGCCGGGCAGCTCTTGAAGATGAAAAGCCCCTGCGCGACATGGTGTTTACCGGCGAGGAGCAGCTTATTTTGAATACGTATCAGTTCTTATCGCAGCGCCCCGAGCTGGTGGTTCTCAACCTCGATGAGGATAGCAGTGAAGCAGATTCACAGAATATTGTCACTAAGGTCAAAGAGAGGCTGGGACACGGGAGAACCGATGTTATTGCCCTTTCCGCCCGGGTGGAAATGGAAATTTCCCAACTTGACGCCGAGGATCGGCAGGCGTTCATGGACGACCTGGGAATTGAGGTGCCGGCTCTTGAGTTGGTTGTCCAGCATGCCTATCAGCTCCTGGGGCTGATTCCTTTTTTCACGGTCGGTAAGGATGAAGTAAAGGCCTGGACCATAGAGATGGGGACCACGGCGGTAAAAGCGGCAGGAAAAATTCATTCGGATATTGAGCGGGGGTTTATCCGGGCGGAAGTTCTGGCCTACGATGATTTCGTTGCCTGCAATGGTGATTTTGTCAAAGCCAAGGAGACCGGCAAACTGCGTCTTGAAGGCAAGGAGTATGTGGTTCAGGATGGCGACATTATCAACTTTCGGTTCAATGTTTGA
- a CDS encoding DNA-directed RNA polymerase subunit omega, whose product MARVTVEDCLEKVENRFELAALASKRAKQLFKGQKPLVGQYKNRPIVMALREIAAGKVWPEYE is encoded by the coding sequence ATGGCGCGAGTAACAGTAGAAGATTGCCTTGAGAAGGTAGAGAATCGTTTTGAACTGGCTGCGCTGGCTTCCAAACGGGCCAAGCAGTTATTTAAGGGGCAAAAACCTCTGGTTGGTCAGTATAAGAATAGGCCCATTGTCATGGCGTTGCGTGAGATCGCTGCCGGCAAGGTATGGCCAGAGTATGAATAG
- the gmk gene encoding guanylate kinase — translation MANVNGGMLLVLSSPSGGGKSTLGQKTIARLDNLRYSVSYTTRSPRAGEQDGTAYNFISFERFSLLIDEGFFLEWERVHGNFYGTGKKNIQEILASGHDVLLDIDVKGAQQVRKQLPGQVVTVFVLPPSMVVLESRLRSRATDDEEVIAGRLKNAVEEIGHCQSYDYLVVNDDLDAAVARLASIIIAERCRMSRQQAFLKRSGYV, via the coding sequence ATGGCTAATGTCAATGGCGGTATGCTGCTTGTTTTATCTTCGCCTTCCGGCGGGGGTAAAAGCACTCTGGGGCAAAAAACTATCGCTCGCCTCGATAACCTGCGCTATTCTGTTTCCTATACAACCCGCAGCCCGCGTGCAGGGGAGCAGGATGGAACGGCATATAACTTTATCTCTTTTGAGCGGTTTTCCCTGCTGATAGACGAAGGCTTTTTTCTTGAGTGGGAAAGGGTCCATGGTAACTTTTATGGCACCGGTAAAAAGAATATTCAAGAGATTCTTGCCAGCGGCCATGATGTGCTGCTTGATATCGATGTCAAAGGTGCCCAGCAGGTCCGCAAACAGTTGCCCGGCCAAGTGGTGACGGTTTTTGTTTTACCTCCTTCAATGGTGGTTCTTGAATCACGCCTGCGCAGCCGGGCAACCGATGATGAGGAGGTTATTGCCGGCCGGCTGAAAAACGCTGTTGAAGAAATTGGCCATTGCCAAAGCTACGACTATCTGGTGGTTAATGATGATCTTGATGCAGCGGTTGCCCGGTTGGCGAGCATCATTATTGCTGAGCGCTGTCGCATGAGTCGGCAGCAGGCGTTTTTGAAGCGGTCCGGTTATGTGTAG
- a CDS encoding DUF370 domain-containing protein: MGNRLLNIGLGNSVVASRVVAIVTPLSAPMKRLKDDAKSRGKLVDATLGRKTRALIIMDSDHVIMSAIQAETIAQRFDDREAVAEPVYADGNAANG; the protein is encoded by the coding sequence ATGGGTAATCGTTTGTTGAATATTGGGTTAGGAAACTCGGTGGTTGCCTCACGGGTGGTGGCCATTGTAACCCCACTATCGGCTCCGATGAAACGCCTGAAGGATGATGCCAAGTCGCGGGGTAAGTTGGTTGACGCCACCCTTGGGCGTAAAACGCGGGCCTTGATCATTATGGACAGTGACCACGTGATTATGTCTGCAATCCAAGCGGAAACTATTGCCCAGCGCTTTGACGATCGTGAGGCGGTTGCTGAGCCTGTGTATGCTGACGGGAATGCTGCCAATGGCTAA